TAGCGAGTTCTTCTGGAGAGAGTCGATTGATTAAAAAAATCGGCATTAGAGACTGACTGATTTGTTGAAAATAGTTTGGACTAAGGTAGGCTTGATACTCTGATTTTTGAGCAAGATGCGTCTTAAAAAAAGCTGTTGTCAGAGCTTCCACATACCCTTGGGCAATTTCAGGATCGGGACCAATCGCTTCAGTAGGAATAGCAATCGCATCTCCTTCGGCTGGAGGAATCAGGGAAAAGTGAGTTCCCCCCTTCAGTAAAACTAAATACTGATTTGGAACATCTAACCAAGTAAACGGGCGAATTTGCTCCGTTAAAGCTGGAGTGACTGTATCTTCACTTCCGGCTAATATTAAAGTGGGAACATCAATATTTGCCATGCCTTCTTCTCCAAAAATTTTACTGGCAAAGGGATTCATGGCAAAAACTGCTTGAATTCTAGGATCATTAAACTGATAATCCTCTTCAGGAAGGCGAGTTAATTGGCATTGCAACAATAGGGATAAATTTAAAACCGCCGCCTTGTCTTGGTTATCACATCGACTAGCAACTGTTGGATAATCAATAGTTGCGCCTGCAACCGCCAAACTCGTGTACCCTCCATAAGATTGCCCAATGACTCCCACATTATTAGTATCAATATCTTCAGAGTAATTCTGTTCTAAATAATCGAGTAAAAATTGAATATCTAGAGGACGATTGACTAATTCTTCTGGAGGACTAATCTCTCCTTCTAACCCCATCATCAAAGATTCCAACTGACGAACATTACTTCCGGGGTGTTCAATGGTTGCCACGGCAAAACCGTAGGAAGCTAAATTCTCAGCCAAATAAGCATAAGTGTGACGATCTGACCCTAAGCCATGAGAAATCATAATCAAGGGTGGTGGTTCTGAAGTCTCAGGGAGGTAGAGTTCAGCTAGAATTTCACGTTGTGACGGTGAACGAACGCCAACTCTTACAAAATCTCGCTCTCGATCTACTAAGCGAAGACTTTCAGTTTGAAATGCTACATTCCCTTGAGACTCCAGATCATGGAGAAATAAATCGTCTTGTGTAGATAAAGAAATCTGAGCTTGAGATTTACCTTTAATAAGAGTAACTGCTTCTTCTGTTTCCCGAATAAAACGGCTGAGTTGGTTAACCAGTTCAAATCCCCGACCCGAATTAATACGTAACCCTTCAGTGGGGAAATGTCGCAGAAAAGTTAGTAAGGTAAGTTCTTCCTCTTTAGCAGAGGCTAAAATTAGACCAGCGCGAATGGCATAAAATCCCCCCTGACGGTGTTTAGTATCAACAATTTCTCCAAATTGTCTCAGGATTGCTTCTCCTTGCGGGGAATAGAGAAACTGCGAGATCGCGATCGTATCGAGTTCTGCAGGTATAGTTAAAACTTCTTGTAATCGTTGCTTTTGTTGCTGATTTAAATACCGTGTGTAAGCCCCTAACTCAGGTGTAACTGTTCCATCTTCTGCATATTTTTCGAGAGAATCCACAGAAACCGAAATTTCGAGTAACCCTAAAGACACATAAACCTTTTCGGCGGCGGAGGCTGGAAGAGATAGTAAAAAGAGGCTAGCCGTAGAGAAAAGCAATGGCAGCGATCGCGGTTTGAGCCACTTTAAATGATCAATCATCTATTTTTCTCCTCGAAATATGCCAATATTTAACATAGACTGAATAAGCTTGTGTTGCCGACTATAAAAACTGGATATGCCTTTTCCCATCTTTTCTTATGATCTCATTATTATTGGTAACACTGCTACTGGCAGGTATGCAGCTTTAAAGGCGAGTCTTTGGGAAGCCCGAGTTGCTCTAGTTACTCAAGACATTTCTAGCTCTGATGAAGCTGATAGCCTTTATAACTTTACTCTGACACAACTAACTCAAATTGCCCAAAAGTGGGAAAACATCATCCCCCCTTCTTTTCCCCCCATAGAAACCTATCAAGAATGGGCCCAAGAAGTGATAACAATTTTCCAAGAAGAAAGCAATTTAGTAAAATTAGAAGCTCAGGGAGTGGACGTTATTGAAGGAAAAGGAGAATTTTGTCGGCTTCCTAAACAGGCTTTCATTATAAATGAAAAAAAAATCCAAGCCCGTGCTTATTTAATCGCAACCGAAACTACTCCTATTCTTCCTAATATTTCTGATTTATCCGGCGTTGGCTACTTAACATTCTCGGATTTAAAAATTCAAAATACTCTCCCTAATTTACCTGATAATATTACAATTATTGGGGAAGATCCTAAAGCCATTAGTTTAGCACAAAATTTAGCAAGTCTGAATAAACAAGTAACATTAGCAGTAGCTAACTCTCACCTTTTACCTGCTGAAGATCAGGAAATAAGCTATTGGTTGCAAATGCAATTAGAGGCTAATGGGATTAATCTCTTAACCAAGAGTCCTCTTTTAGAGATTCAGGAGTTTAATGGAAAAAAAGCTCTAAGACTGGGAAAGCATAATTTTAAAACAGATGAAATCATTATTTTCCCTGCAACCTCTCCTAATATTGAAGGATTAAATTTAGAGGGAATTGATGTTGATTATGATGGGAAAGGGGTAATTCTCAATAAGTATTTACAAACAACTAATCAAAAAGTTTATGCCTGTGGCAGCATTGTCGGGGGGTATGACTTTTTCAATTTAGCACAGCATGAAGTAGAAATTGCTCTTAAAAATGCCTTATTTCTGCCATTATTTCAAGTTAATTATCACTTAATTCCTTATGTTATTCAGAGCATTCCCAACTTAGGAAGAGTGGGCATAAGTGAAGCTCAGGCACAACGACGTTATGGACAAAATTTTGTAATTTTTAAGGAATATTTTAAGAATAACTTAGTTCATCTTAGCCAAGGAGAGCCCACAGGTTTTTTAAAGCTCATTATTCACAAAAATGGGACAATTTTAGGGGGGCATTGCTGTAGCAATCATGCCCAAGAATTAGTAAGTGTTATTGCTTTAGCCATGTCTCAAAACCTTAAAATTCAACAGCTAGGGAAGATTAATTTTCCGTCTCCCTCTACATGGGATGTAATGAAGGGGATATTGCAACAATGGGAAAGTTATTATTATCGCACTCATCCACGTTTGCGAGAATTAAGGAAACGATATTTTTTCAAGCGTCGTCCCTAAATACAACTAAAAATAAACAACTTTACCATCGGGTTTGAAGCCTAATTTGAGTGAACTGGCTTAAAAATTGCAAAAGACGAGGTATAACCATGTAAGAAGGTTTGATTTCCCACGGGACCAATTTCCCCGTTACAGAAAAATCCTCCCACTGGAATCTGACTTAAATACTTGCGGAATAATTCGGAATCAAAATTCGGTTTTCCGTATAATTCTTTTCCTCGCCCTAAACAAGAAAATAATAACGCTCCCACAGGGGAAGAAGAACTAATCTCCTGTTGCTGATACTGTTGTAATAGCATTTCTAAATCTTCTGCGGAAGTATCTCCATCTCGGAGATGAAATTGAACCCGCTGTCCAGGTCGTAATTTATCTCCTACCGCGATCGCGCCTACTTTTGGATCAACTCCCAATAAATTTCGTACTAAGAAATCCCCCTGTTGTAACTCTAGCTTAAACTCATCCCGAGCAATGCCTAAAAATAAAGAATGTTGCGCCAACTCTTGATCTTCAGGGCTTAACTCCGTCATCAACTCTCGCAGGGCTTGTAAAGGTGGTTTTGGGCTTTCTACGCCATCTTCTTGTACTGTAGCCACTTCTGCAAGCACATTCCGCTCACTTTTGGTAATCTGATATTGGGGCCCCACAGGACGACATCCTTGAGCAACAATCGTATCCACTTTAATGTCACCACTAAGGGCAATTCCTATAATACCTTCCCTTAATAAAGCGGTTTCCTCAGTTTTTTCACTGTCATAGTAAAATAATCCTGTTTGCATTCCCATCGCCATGGCACTTCCTAATCCCCCTACTTTTTTCCCTTGAGGATAGGCAAAGTCTAACCCTTCGAGTAAATCATTTACTTTCGAGAAAAAGGGATCAGCTAGTAAAATAAAATCAGGTTCTTCTTGGGGAGAAACGCCTGTTAAAGTTTCCCATGCTTGGGCAGAACTATCCAAGTCTGGAATTTCATCAGCGCTTACATGAAATCCTTGCACTTTGACATTGGGTAAATGGGCAACTGTGAGGCTTAAAGCAGGATTCCCTTCAATTTCTTGGGCTTGATCATCACTATCAATGCCAATAATTCCACCTCCCCCAGTACCAATGAGGAGTTTAATGGGAAGTTTATCCAAAAGTAAAGGCACTAAACGGGGGTATTCACTGGCATAAGCCGAGGAAATAAATAAAAATCCTAAATCAGCAGATGCAGATAACTGCTCACTGATGCGTTCAGTTACTTCTGAAATGGCGGCTTCGAGGGAGAGACGAGTTGAGATAGCGTTTACCCACTGTATTTGCTGAGTCATAGTTGAAAATTAGCAACCGTGAGGAATATTTCTGTATGTTAACAATATCGTATTTTCACTCCGACGACGCATCCACATCCACTGCATCCACATCAATTGTACCAGGTGGCGTAATTCGCTGAAATTTGCCTTTTTCTATTTTGAGGGGTTCACCACAACTCGGACAACGGGACATCGTACCATTAAACCCTGTAAACTGGTATTGGCAAACGGGGCATTGATCTTCTACTAGGTTGCGTCGTAACCACCATTGCGCCCCAACCAGCGCGATCGCGGGTAAAATAATTGCTAAGGCTAAAACAATTAATAAACTATTGACAACCCAGCCGAGCCCCACTGAAGTTAATAATAACCCGATCACGATCAAGGTTAGCCAACAGCCCACCCCTGAAAGGTTCAATTGTGCTATTTTGGGGAAGTTCTGATTCACGAAGTACCCTCCAAATAAATACTGATCTTCTTCTTCTATCGTAAGATAAAATTACCCTTATCTGTTGCTAATTCTTGTTTGGTTAACCTCACTTTATCTGTATTTTTATGAAGAAAATAATCCCCATGCTTAAACTTCGTTCTATCCTTTCCTTAATTCTTGTTATTACAATTTTCTTGTTAACGCCTGCTTGCAGTAATAATGAGCCTACTTCTCGCTTTGAAGGCGCACAACAAGAAAGTACCCAGCCCCAAGCTACAGCAGTTGCTGAAGATGCGGTTAAGGGAGGAGAACTTAATCGCTATTTTCCCAAAACTGAAGATTCCTACCAAATTATTTACACGCAAGAAAAACGAGGATTTGCTCAAGCAAAATTAAAAGAAGATGGAGAAGAGTTAGCCTTACTTTCAATTTCTGATATTGCAAATAATCCCAGTGCTAGCAATAAATTTAAGGATAGCTCTGAGATGATTAAAGGTTATCCTGTTGTTAATCAAGGAAGTAAAGCCAGTGCTGTTTTAGTGCGCGATCGTTATCAAGTTAAAATTATTTCTCGTAGCGATCAATTTAATGAAGAGTCTCGTAAGGAATGGCTAGCTCAGTTTGATTTAGATACTTTAGCACAGCTTTAAATTAAGTATAGCGTTTCTTAGTCTGTATTGGTTATTAGTCATTAGTCATTGGTTTACAAACAACAAAGGACGAAGGACAAAGGACTAATACCTCTTTTATTAATTTACTATTTTTTGACTCATAATATTTTTTTGTGATCTTATTCGACGTTTTGAAAAATTTAGGGTAAGACTAGAGTAATCCCAGAATTACAACAAATAAAGTATTATGACACAACTTCCTCAAGAGTGCTCACAGTTATCTGAAAAAGTCAACCAAATATTAGAGTTATTACGACAAGAAAACACGCTTTACCCTAAACCCAATACTAGCGCAGTGGAAGCTGACTTAAGAAAGGTGGTTGCGCCGAAATTCTACATTGTCTTTGCTGGGGCGTTTAGTGCGGGAAAGTCAATGTTAATTAATGCACTGTTAGAGCGAGAGTTACTTTATAGTGCAGAAGGACACGCCACGGGAACAGAATGTTCCATTGAATATGCAGAAGCAGAAGAAGAACGAGTTATCATAACCTTTTTATCTCAAGCAGAAATTGTAGAGCAAGCAGCGTTTCTTTGTTCAAGTTTGGGGTTAAATTCTCCTAGCGATCTTGATGATGTAGATTCTATGAATGCTCTCTACAAAAGCTGTAGTGAGATTATCCAACAAGAAGGGGGAGAAGGACGTTCTGAACGTGCAAAACAAGCTAGGGCTTTATCTCTCTTAATTGAAGGATATCAGAAAAATCACGATCACATTGGGCAAACTGAAAATAGAACTTATCCCATGCGAGAATTTAATTTTGATAACTTGACAGAAGCAGCAGATTATGCCCGCCGTGGAAGTAATAGTGCAGTTTTAAAACGGTTGGAATATTACTGTCATCATCCTTTGTTAGCAGATGGAAATGTCATTATTGATACCCCCGGTATTGATGCACCTGTAGAGCGCGATCGCGCTTTGACTTACGATAAAATTAAAGACCCTGATACTTCGGCGGTGGTTTGTGTTTTAAAGCCTGCTGCGGCTGGGGAAATGACTACAGAAGAAACAGAACTATTAGAGTTAATTAAAAGTAATCCAGGGGTGCGCGATCGCGTTTTTTATGTCTTTAATCGTATTGATGAAACGTGGTATAATGCTCAATTGCGTCAACGGTTAGAAGAACTGGTTTCCGAACAATTTTGGGACAGCGATCGCGTTTATCAAACCAGTGCTTTATTAGGATTTTATGGGAGTCAAGTTAGAAAAACCAGTGAGCGCGATCGATTTGGTTTAGACTCCATTTTTGCTGACAGCATGAAAACCTTAGGGGGAGAAGAAAACACGCCCCAATTTGTCAGTGAATTTAACAACTATTGTGGCAACTCAGGGAAATTAGCAAACACCATCTTTCGGGTTTATCTCGACAGTCATGAAACCCCCAACCAAAACTATGTTCGCATCTTAAACCAATGGGGAAACCCCTTAATTAATCAACTGATTCAAGATAGTGGAATTGAGGAATTTCGCACCGCCATTACCCGTTATCTCACCGAAGAAAAACGCCCCCAACTCTTTATCACTCTTGCTGATGACTTAGAAGAAATTTGTATTCAGCTTAGTCAACATTGGACAGCCAATTATCGGGAATTAATCAACCAACCCCAAGAAATTGAGTCCATGAAAAACCAAGAGTTACAACAACTCAATCAGCAATTAAAAGCAGTGGGGGAACAATTCCGTCAGCATCTTTCTGAAGAAGTTAACCAAGTCATTATTAATGAAGATAACGCCTTTGAAGCCGACTTTAATAAATTGCAAGCACGAATGGTAAGCCGCCTCGATGAATTATTACAAACATTTTCCGTGCGAGATGCTTACAGTCGAGCCACCTATAATCATCCCCAAAATTCTACCGCCCCCTTAATTGCTGTCTTAGTTGAGGCTTTATACTATCTCGCCAATGAGTTAGAAAAAGTCTTAGAAGAAAGTGCCCAATTAATCATCGAAAACTACTGTCAACGGTTACTAGATAAACTCCGTCATCAAGAATATTATCGCCAGCTTTATCGTTTATTAGGAGATGATAGTGGAATTGAAAATGAACTAGAAACCATCAAGAATAACTTAAAAGTTGCCATGAAAAATGCTGCTCATACGGAATGTGATCGTTACGTGCGAGAAAGCCCTCGTTTTTATGATGAAGGAACATTCTCTATCTATCAATTTCGTCAAACTTTACAACAAACCTCTCAAAGTTATGATGCAGAAAGTATGGTAGAAGCTGAACCCTCAATTCGCCAACTTTTAAAGCTAGACTTTGAACCAAAAGTAGATAAAACCATTCGCAGTCATTTCCGCCAAACCATTAATAATACCTTGAAAAAGAATCTTTTACCCATGGCGGATCAGCAAGCGGAACACATTTTACAGCAATATGAAAAAGCCCGTACTAATTTAGAGAAAACCCTCGAACAAGAAGCGGAAGCACGTATTGCCAAAAATCAGCGTTTACAAGCAGAAACTCTAGAGAAAGTTGAAAAGTATAATGAAGCGGTGAGAGCAATTAATTCCTGTTTGCAAGCGATGCAACTATACGATCATCAATTAAGTGACATTGTCTTCACCAGTTAATCTACATTTTTGAGGTGGGTAACATTTACCCATCTCTTGTTATATTGGATAATTGCAAATGAGGAGATAAGAGTAAGAATGACTAACCCAAATAATTTTCTAGATAATCATGATGTTGTTCATATTAAAAATGATCGCTTTGATTTTGATAAAACGACTAAACTAGAGCAAATTAAAAAGAAAATGAATAACTGGATTAGGGAACGTTTTCAAAAGGAAATAAATCAATCTATATCTATATTTCCAGATTTTATTAATAATTGTGAAGTATTAAAACAGGATGGTAAAGGATGGAGGAAAGGTAAAATAATCATTCGTTTTGAATTTATCCCTGATGATCCTGAACCAGAAGACGACATTCAAATAACTGATCAAAAATCTTTAGACGAGTTTCGCAAGTAATCATTAGTTTCAGTAAATAATAAGGAGGATAACTTAAGTATGCAAGAAGAAAACAATTTAAACAAAATTGAATGGCAAAATGATGATGTGATTGCTTTCTCAGAGCAAGATGTTATTAAAATGTCACAATTATTAGAAACCATGGAGATGTCAATTAAAGATTCTGAACTTGGAAGGACTTTTAGACAAAAGCTAGATCATAAAATTAGAATTAGTAAAAATTCAACAATTCCTATATCTAAAAGTAGCAATCAGTGGTTTGAACAGGGTGTAGAGTGTAAAATTCTGCGGGCTGAGAATACAAAAGGATGGCGTAAGGGAAAAATTCGTGTCAAACTAAACATTGAGTTTGAATTATGGGAAGAAACAGAAGAAGCAGACTCTCCTTTAGATAATTTTCGTAATGAGGAATCATAATCAGTGAAACCAATGAATAAACATCTAGAAACTTTACTAAATGTGTCCCGTAATTCAAATAGATTAGGAGATAAGTAAAAATGGAAGAACAATATAGAAAAATTGAGTGGCAAGAAGATGATGTGATTGGCTTCTATGATGATCAAGTGAGAAAAGCTGATTCAACTTTAGAAAGCCTGAAAGAATCTATTCAATACAATAATTGGGGGCAAAATCTCAATGATAAATTTTCTCATAATCTCAGACTAAATAATATCAAAATAATACCTGGAGACAGTTTAAATCGTTTTTCTCAATGGTTTGAAGAGGGGGTAGATTGTGAAATTATGCGAGCTTATGATACAAAAGGCTGGCGCAGGGGAAAAATTCGTGTCAAACTAAACATTGAGTTTGAATTATGGGAGGAAACAGAAGAAGCAGACTCTCCTTTAGATAATTTTCGTAATGGGGAATCATAAGAGGTGAAAATAATGAATCAAAATATAGAAACTTTAGAAGGTAAAGAAGTAATTTGCATGCCACCGCAGGGCTTAATTCAACATGATACTTTTATTAAGTCAGAGCAATTTCTAAAGGAACTCCAATTAATTTTAACTAATCAAAGTAAAAACGCAATACCACCAAGACTTTTAAGTACATGGCTTTCAGAGGGAAGAGAGTGTGAAATGCTATCTCCTAATCAAGACTGGAGAAAGGGAAAATTAAGAATCAAACTTGAACTAGAATTTATTCCCGATGAAGTTGAGACAGAAGAAAACATAGAAAGCCAAAATCATCAGTTTTTGAATAAATTTCGTCAATAAAGTAGGATCGGTTAATCAAGTATATAGAATTAAAAGGAGTTAATAGAGTAGCATAAATATGAATAATAAATATATACAGCTAAATCGACAAGATGTAATTTCTACTCAAGATAAACAGAGATCACTTTTGAATAAAACTTTTACGGTTGAAGAATTTCTTCAACTACTAACAAAAATAATTTCTGAGAAAGTTTCTAGCTGGAAGAATCCCGAAGGGAGAGAAAAAGAAGCCAAAAAATGGACAGAAGAAGGAATTAACTGTAAAGTTTTATCGCCTCAAAGTCATTGGAAAACAGGTAAAGTCAGAATCACGCTGGAATTTATCCCCGATGAACCAGAATCACCTTTAGACAATGTGAGAAATCAGCAATCATGAAGAAGAAACGCTTTCAAAAAGCAACCTCGCGAATTGTCATTCCCCCAGAAGTGAGAGAGTATGTTTTCCAACGAGATAATTACCAATGTCGAAGCTGTGGAAAGAAGCAAACTCAAACTGCATTAGAAGTGGATCATATTATTCCCATCGCTAACGGTGGATCAAATGATATTAGTAACTTACAAACGTTATGTCGTCGCTGTAATAACCAAAAAAAACACCATTTTGATCAGCGTTTTCGCCGTCGCTTTTCTTAGTAATTAAAATTCAATTGCAGAAATTTTATATTAAATTAATAAAAAGTAGTTTTCTTAGGACTTGATATAATGAAGCGACTACATACTGATTTAGTTGATCCTGATGATATTTCCCGTCCCAATGGTCAATTTTTAGGATTTCCTTATTCTCTTGAAGAGTCTCAATTTGTATTTTTTCCTGTTCCTTGGGATGTTACTACTTCTTATGGCGGGGGAACAGTTAACGGTGCCCAAGCGATTATTGATGCTTCTGTACAACTAGAACCCACAGATTATCATGTTGCTGAAGCCTGGAAAATTGGTCATTATACTATTCCTATTTCTGAAGTAATTAAAGCTAAAAATAAGCAAATGAGAAGTATTGCTAAAACAGTAATTACTTATCAGGAAGAGGGGAAATCTTATCAAGATTCTAAAATTCAATCAGAATTAAAAACTGTTAACGATGCTTGTGAAGAACTGAATCATTGGGTATATAATCAAACCAAAGCTCTATTACACCAGAATAAACTAATTGGCTTAATTGGCGGCGATCATAGTGTTCCCTATGGTTATATAAAAGCACTAACTGAACATTATGGAGAGTATGGAATTTTACAAATTGATGCTCATGCTGATTTGAGAAAGGCTTATGAAGGGTTTACTTATTCTCATGCCTCCATTATGCACAATGTATTAAAGCTGCCAGAAATTTCCCATTTAATTCAAGTGGGATTAAGAG
This window of the Euhalothece natronophila Z-M001 genome carries:
- a CDS encoding alpha/beta hydrolase, coding for MIDHLKWLKPRSLPLLFSTASLFLLSLPASAAEKVYVSLGLLEISVSVDSLEKYAEDGTVTPELGAYTRYLNQQQKQRLQEVLTIPAELDTIAISQFLYSPQGEAILRQFGEIVDTKHRQGGFYAIRAGLILASAKEEELTLLTFLRHFPTEGLRINSGRGFELVNQLSRFIRETEEAVTLIKGKSQAQISLSTQDDLFLHDLESQGNVAFQTESLRLVDRERDFVRVGVRSPSQREILAELYLPETSEPPPLIMISHGLGSDRHTYAYLAENLASYGFAVATIEHPGSNVRQLESLMMGLEGEISPPEELVNRPLDIQFLLDYLEQNYSEDIDTNNVGVIGQSYGGYTSLAVAGATIDYPTVASRCDNQDKAAVLNLSLLLQCQLTRLPEEDYQFNDPRIQAVFAMNPFASKIFGEEGMANIDVPTLILAGSEDTVTPALTEQIRPFTWLDVPNQYLVLLKGGTHFSLIPPAEGDAIAIPTEAIGPDPEIAQGYVEALTTAFFKTHLAQKSEYQAYLSPNYFQQISQSLMPIFLINRLSPEELAN
- a CDS encoding FAD-dependent oxidoreductase encodes the protein MPFPIFSYDLIIIGNTATGRYAALKASLWEARVALVTQDISSSDEADSLYNFTLTQLTQIAQKWENIIPPSFPPIETYQEWAQEVITIFQEESNLVKLEAQGVDVIEGKGEFCRLPKQAFIINEKKIQARAYLIATETTPILPNISDLSGVGYLTFSDLKIQNTLPNLPDNITIIGEDPKAISLAQNLASLNKQVTLAVANSHLLPAEDQEISYWLQMQLEANGINLLTKSPLLEIQEFNGKKALRLGKHNFKTDEIIIFPATSPNIEGLNLEGIDVDYDGKGVILNKYLQTTNQKVYACGSIVGGYDFFNLAQHEVEIALKNALFLPLFQVNYHLIPYVIQSIPNLGRVGISEAQAQRRYGQNFVIFKEYFKNNLVHLSQGEPTGFLKLIIHKNGTILGGHCCSNHAQELVSVIALAMSQNLKIQQLGKINFPSPSTWDVMKGILQQWESYYYRTHPRLRELRKRYFFKRRP
- a CDS encoding FIST signal transduction protein, which encodes MTQQIQWVNAISTRLSLEAAISEVTERISEQLSASADLGFLFISSAYASEYPRLVPLLLDKLPIKLLIGTGGGGIIGIDSDDQAQEIEGNPALSLTVAHLPNVKVQGFHVSADEIPDLDSSAQAWETLTGVSPQEEPDFILLADPFFSKVNDLLEGLDFAYPQGKKVGGLGSAMAMGMQTGLFYYDSEKTEETALLREGIIGIALSGDIKVDTIVAQGCRPVGPQYQITKSERNVLAEVATVQEDGVESPKPPLQALRELMTELSPEDQELAQHSLFLGIARDEFKLELQQGDFLVRNLLGVDPKVGAIAVGDKLRPGQRVQFHLRDGDTSAEDLEMLLQQYQQQEISSSSPVGALLFSCLGRGKELYGKPNFDSELFRKYLSQIPVGGFFCNGEIGPVGNQTFLHGYTSSFAIFKPVHSN
- a CDS encoding dynamin-like GTPase family protein; the protein is MTQLPQECSQLSEKVNQILELLRQENTLYPKPNTSAVEADLRKVVAPKFYIVFAGAFSAGKSMLINALLERELLYSAEGHATGTECSIEYAEAEEERVIITFLSQAEIVEQAAFLCSSLGLNSPSDLDDVDSMNALYKSCSEIIQQEGGEGRSERAKQARALSLLIEGYQKNHDHIGQTENRTYPMREFNFDNLTEAADYARRGSNSAVLKRLEYYCHHPLLADGNVIIDTPGIDAPVERDRALTYDKIKDPDTSAVVCVLKPAAAGEMTTEETELLELIKSNPGVRDRVFYVFNRIDETWYNAQLRQRLEELVSEQFWDSDRVYQTSALLGFYGSQVRKTSERDRFGLDSIFADSMKTLGGEENTPQFVSEFNNYCGNSGKLANTIFRVYLDSHETPNQNYVRILNQWGNPLINQLIQDSGIEEFRTAITRYLTEEKRPQLFITLADDLEEICIQLSQHWTANYRELINQPQEIESMKNQELQQLNQQLKAVGEQFRQHLSEEVNQVIINEDNAFEADFNKLQARMVSRLDELLQTFSVRDAYSRATYNHPQNSTAPLIAVLVEALYYLANELEKVLEESAQLIIENYCQRLLDKLRHQEYYRQLYRLLGDDSGIENELETIKNNLKVAMKNAAHTECDRYVRESPRFYDEGTFSIYQFRQTLQQTSQSYDAESMVEAEPSIRQLLKLDFEPKVDKTIRSHFRQTINNTLKKNLLPMADQQAEHILQQYEKARTNLEKTLEQEAEARIAKNQRLQAETLEKVEKYNEAVRAINSCLQAMQLYDHQLSDIVFTS
- a CDS encoding KGK domain-containing protein — protein: MTNPNNFLDNHDVVHIKNDRFDFDKTTKLEQIKKKMNNWIRERFQKEINQSISIFPDFINNCEVLKQDGKGWRKGKIIIRFEFIPDDPEPEDDIQITDQKSLDEFRK
- a CDS encoding KGK domain-containing protein, with product MQEENNLNKIEWQNDDVIAFSEQDVIKMSQLLETMEMSIKDSELGRTFRQKLDHKIRISKNSTIPISKSSNQWFEQGVECKILRAENTKGWRKGKIRVKLNIEFELWEETEEADSPLDNFRNEES
- a CDS encoding KGK domain-containing protein, with amino-acid sequence MEEQYRKIEWQEDDVIGFYDDQVRKADSTLESLKESIQYNNWGQNLNDKFSHNLRLNNIKIIPGDSLNRFSQWFEEGVDCEIMRAYDTKGWRRGKIRVKLNIEFELWEETEEADSPLDNFRNGES
- a CDS encoding KGK domain-containing protein, producing the protein MNQNIETLEGKEVICMPPQGLIQHDTFIKSEQFLKELQLILTNQSKNAIPPRLLSTWLSEGRECEMLSPNQDWRKGKLRIKLELEFIPDEVETEENIESQNHQFLNKFRQ
- a CDS encoding KGK domain-containing protein; its protein translation is MNNKYIQLNRQDVISTQDKQRSLLNKTFTVEEFLQLLTKIISEKVSSWKNPEGREKEAKKWTEEGINCKVLSPQSHWKTGKVRITLEFIPDEPESPLDNVRNQQS
- a CDS encoding HNH endonuclease, which codes for MKKKRFQKATSRIVIPPEVREYVFQRDNYQCRSCGKKQTQTALEVDHIIPIANGGSNDISNLQTLCRRCNNQKKHHFDQRFRRRFS
- a CDS encoding agmatinase family protein, coding for MKRLHTDLVDPDDISRPNGQFLGFPYSLEESQFVFFPVPWDVTTSYGGGTVNGAQAIIDASVQLEPTDYHVAEAWKIGHYTIPISEVIKAKNKQMRSIAKTVITYQEEGKSYQDSKIQSELKTVNDACEELNHWVYNQTKALLHQNKLIGLIGGDHSVPYGYIKALTEHYGEYGILQIDAHADLRKAYEGFTYSHASIMHNVLKLPEISHLIQVGLRDFSQGEREQADQDQRVTWFTDWEIKDKAYQGYLWSNQCQEIINCLPEQVYISFDIDGLNPHFCPNTGTPVPGGLDFNQVIYLIIALVKAGKRVIGFDLCEVSPNLNNLEDEWDGNVGARVAYKLANLMFASQDYSLALSH